A single Saccopteryx bilineata isolate mSacBil1 chromosome 9, mSacBil1_pri_phased_curated, whole genome shotgun sequence DNA region contains:
- the KRTDAP gene encoding keratinocyte differentiation-associated protein isoform X1, whose amino-acid sequence MKIPVLPAVVLLSLLALHSAQGAALGSSEEKTTIGNYAAGPEAFNSQFLNLDKLRSAFKNDEFLNWHALFETIKRKLPFLNWDAFPKLKGLRSATPDAQ is encoded by the exons ATGAAGATCCCAGTCCTTCCTGCTGTGGTTCTTCTCTCGCTTCTGGCGCTCCACTCCGCTCAGGGGGCTGCCCTGGGGAGTTCTGAG GAAAAAACCACCATCGGTAATTATGCAGCAGGACCGGAG GCCTTTAACTCTCAGTTCCTGAACCTTGACAAGTTGAGATCT GCTTTTAAGAACGATGAATTCCTGAACTGGCATGCCCTCTTTGAG actATCAAAAGGAAGCTTCCTTTCCTCAACTGGGATGCCTTTCCTAAG CTGAAAGGATTGAGGAGTGCCACTCCTGATGCCCAGTGA
- the KRTDAP gene encoding keratinocyte differentiation-associated protein isoform X2, whose amino-acid sequence MKIPVLPAVVLLSLLALHSAQGAALGSSEEKTTIGNYAAGPEAFKNDEFLNWHALFETIKRKLPFLNWDAFPKLKGLRSATPDAQ is encoded by the exons ATGAAGATCCCAGTCCTTCCTGCTGTGGTTCTTCTCTCGCTTCTGGCGCTCCACTCCGCTCAGGGGGCTGCCCTGGGGAGTTCTGAG GAAAAAACCACCATCGGTAATTATGCAGCAGGACCGGAG GCTTTTAAGAACGATGAATTCCTGAACTGGCATGCCCTCTTTGAG actATCAAAAGGAAGCTTCCTTTCCTCAACTGGGATGCCTTTCCTAAG CTGAAAGGATTGAGGAGTGCCACTCCTGATGCCCAGTGA